One window of Dermacentor albipictus isolate Rhodes 1998 colony chromosome 9, USDA_Dalb.pri_finalv2, whole genome shotgun sequence genomic DNA carries:
- the LOC135903620 gene encoding uncharacterized protein produces MSNTRVKKKGEKTVVYMDGQQLQGSGSNIMISCGPGASQSRGTVYQMPNSLYDGGTAGIVSCMGSGGSSCRTTVSLENMNKEPQILRVVPRGTTILVEEVKPPPKAQDSGSAAGGRSKYGASRKGSPTIQVLQECESSVDYYPPCTPPASEPGPAEHCIECLEELIQRRRSVRRYDRDGQTEMRVTTRFVDEDQIPRSRGGGCCPTCGNPMPRRARD; encoded by the exons ATGAGCAACACGCGCGTCAAGAAGAAAGGCGAGAAAACGGTGGTCTACATGGACGGCCAGCAGCTTCAGGGCTCCGGGTCCAACATCATGATCTCGTGCGGTCCGGGAGCGTCGCAGTCTCGCGGCACCGTCTATCAGATGCCCAACTCGTTGTACGACGGCGGCACCGCGGGCATAGTGTCGTGCATGGGCAGCGGCGGCTCGAGCTGCCGCACCACCGTGTCCCTGGAGAACATGAACAAAGAGCCGCAGATCCTGCGCGTCGTACCGCGTGGCACCACCATACTCGTGGAGGAGGTCAAGCCGCCGCCCAAGGCGCAGGACTCCGGCAGCGCGGCAGGCGGCCGCTCCAAGTACGGTGCCTCCAGGAAGGGATCGCCGACCATTCAG GTCCTGCAAGAGTGCGAGTCTTCGGTCGACTACTACCCGCCTTGCACGCCGCCGGCTTCCGAGCCGGGACCGGCCGAGCACTGCATCGAGTGTCTCGAGGAGCTCATCCAGCGCCGCCGCTCCGTGCGTCGTTACGACCGCGACGGCCAGACCGAGATGCGGGTCACGACTCGGTTCGTGGACGAGGACCAGATACCCAGATCCCGAGGCGGTGGCTGctgccccacctgcggcaaccCGATGCCCAGGCGCGCACGTGATTAG